CAAGGGGATGCGCGTCGTCGAGCGGGCGGAGGACTTCGCCCAGTCGTTCGAGCGGGCGCGGAGCGAGGCGCAGAACGCGTTTGGCGACGGCCGCGTCTACGTCGAGAAGTACCTCGTGGGGCCGCGACACATCGAGATCCAGGTCCTGGCGGACGGTCACGGGAACGTGGTCCACCTGTTCGAGCGGGAGTGCTCGATCCAGAGGCGGCACCAGAAGGTGATCGAGGAGGCTCCGTCGGCCGTGCTCACGCCGGAGTTGAGGGCCGCGATGGGAGAGGCCGCGGTGCAGGCGGCGAAGGCGTGCGACTACGTCGGAGCGGGCACCGTCGAGTTCCTGCTCGATGCGAACCGCGACTTCTACTTCCTCGAGATGAACACGCGGCTCCAGGTCGAGCACCCGGTCACGGAGCTGATCACGGGCCTCGACCTCGTGGCCGAGCAGATCCGCATCGCAGAGGGCGAGCCGCTTGGCTACGGGCAGGACGACCTGGAGATCTGGGGCCACGCCGTCGAATGCCGGGTCTACGCCGAGGACGTGCCGGCCGGCTTCCTCCCCGCCCCGGGCCCGCTCCTCCGGCATCGCCCGCCCTCTGGCCCCGGCGTCCGGGTCGACGCCGGCGTCGAAGAAGGCGACGAGGTGCCCGTCTACTACGACCCGATGGTGGCCAAGCTCTGCACCTGGGCGCGGACTCGTGAGGAGGCCATCCGCCGGATGGGTCGCGCGCTCGCGGAGTATGACGTGGCCGGGATTCGGACGACGATCCCGTTCTGCCGGACCGTCATGCGGAACCCCGCCTTCGTGTCGGGCGACTTCGACACGGGCTACGTTGCGAACCACTTCGACCCGGCTACGCTCGCGCCCTCCGAGGCGGCGCTCGAGACGGCACGGCTGGCGGCCGGCCTGGTCAGCCTCGACGCGGCGCCGGCCGCGGTCGGGAACGGAGCGGCGTCCGCGCCGGTGCCAGTCCCGAGCCGCTGGATCCGCCGCCGCGTGGTCTGAGGTCCTTCCCTTTCCCATCGAAACGATGTCGCTCACCAAGTCCCAGCTCGAAGAGGTCCGCGAGCGGTTCCTCTCCTTCCTCAAGGATCGGGGCCAGCGGCGGACGCCCGAGCGGATCGCGGTCCTCGACGCGCTCTACGCGACGTCCGACCACATCGACGCCGACACCTTATACACGCGCCTGCGGAACGAAGGCGTGAGCGTGTCTCGGGCGACGGTCTACAACACGCTCGACCTGCTGATCGAGTGCGACCTCGCCGTCCGTCACCAGTTCGGGCAGCAGCAGGCCAAGTTCGAGCGGGCCTACGCCTACTGGCAGCACGATCACCTCATCTGCGTCGATTGTGGCGAGATCCTCGAGTTCTGTGACCCGCGGCTCCAAGAGATCCAGGAGACCGTAGCCGACATCTATGGCTTCGACGTGGCCCGCCACGCATTGACGGTCTACGGGACCTGCCGTCGCGAGGCGTGTCCGAACAAGACGGAAGAGGTCGCCGAAGTATGATCGTCACCGTCGTCGACGCCTTTGCCGAGCGCCCGTTCGAGGGCAATCCGGCGGCCGTGTGCCTCCTTGATGCGCCGGCGGCCGAGGACTGGATGCGTGGCCTCGCGGCCGAGATGAACCTCTCCGAGACAGCCTTCCTCACGCCTGGCGACGACGGGGCCTTCAATCTCCGCTGGCTCACGCCCGAGGTCGAGGTCGACCTCTGCGGCCACGCGACGCTCGCTAGCGCGCACCTCTTATATGAGGTGGGGCACGTGGGTCCCGAGGAGACGGTACGGTTCGACACCCGAAGCGGTCGCCTCACCGTTCGCCAATCGGGCGAGCGGACCTACACGATGGACTTCCCCGCCACGCCGCCCGAGGCGGCCGACCTCGACGGCGTCGCCGAGGCCTTCGGCGTCGAGCCGGTGTGGACGGGGCGGAGCCGGTTCGACGGGTTCGTGGTGCTCGAGAGCGAGGCCGC
This sequence is a window from Rubrivirga marina. Protein-coding genes within it:
- the accC gene encoding acetyl-CoA carboxylase biotin carboxylase subunit, with the protein product MTPRPIRTLLVANRGEIAVRVLRTCRERGIRTVAVYSEADRNALHVRLADEAVAIGPAASSESYLAVDKVIEAARRSGADAIHPGYGFLSENAAFAQAVEEVGIVWVGPPPAAISAMGDKTEARKLMAEAGVPMAPGTPDAIDDPAEAERVAGEIGYPVLVKAAAGGGGKGMRVVERAEDFAQSFERARSEAQNAFGDGRVYVEKYLVGPRHIEIQVLADGHGNVVHLFERECSIQRRHQKVIEEAPSAVLTPELRAAMGEAAVQAAKACDYVGAGTVEFLLDANRDFYFLEMNTRLQVEHPVTELITGLDLVAEQIRIAEGEPLGYGQDDLEIWGHAVECRVYAEDVPAGFLPAPGPLLRHRPPSGPGVRVDAGVEEGDEVPVYYDPMVAKLCTWARTREEAIRRMGRALAEYDVAGIRTTIPFCRTVMRNPAFVSGDFDTGYVANHFDPATLAPSEAALETARLAAGLVSLDAAPAAVGNGAASAPVPVPSRWIRRRVV
- a CDS encoding Fur family transcriptional regulator — protein: MSLTKSQLEEVRERFLSFLKDRGQRRTPERIAVLDALYATSDHIDADTLYTRLRNEGVSVSRATVYNTLDLLIECDLAVRHQFGQQQAKFERAYAYWQHDHLICVDCGEILEFCDPRLQEIQETVADIYGFDVARHALTVYGTCRREACPNKTEEVAEV
- a CDS encoding PhzF family phenazine biosynthesis protein produces the protein MIVTVVDAFAERPFEGNPAAVCLLDAPAAEDWMRGLAAEMNLSETAFLTPGDDGAFNLRWLTPEVEVDLCGHATLASAHLLYEVGHVGPEETVRFDTRSGRLTVRQSGERTYTMDFPATPPEAADLDGVAEAFGVEPVWTGRSRFDGFVVLESEAAVRGATPDLGAVAGLDARGVILTARADESSPYDVVSRFFAPGAGVPEDPVTGSAHCAIGPHWATELGRDEVSCFQASRRGGHVGVRVVGDRVELTGHAVTVHRAELAPGASP